A region from the Triticum urartu cultivar G1812 chromosome 1, Tu2.1, whole genome shotgun sequence genome encodes:
- the LOC125539438 gene encoding uncharacterized protein LOC125539438: protein MLLEKVSGAGRQEFRVGDQWGHQLQLEKVAGKQAGADRRNVVCAEANFFQQGYVCLLLTMRMSHKGSMGIQQQQDDHDSINCKLQTRRRLYARHQGAWCSQATNGGCSTSATQTTIELQVYEI, encoded by the exons ATGTTGCTGGAAAAAGTTTCGGGTGCAGGACGCCAAGAATTTCGGGTGGGAGATCAATGGGGACATCAACTACAACTGGAAAAAGTTGCTGGAAAACAAG CTGGAGCGGATCGTCGGAATGTCGTCTGCGCGGAGGCTAATTTCTTCCAACAAGGATATGTTTGTCTTCTGCTGACCATGCGCATGAGC CACAAGGGTTCCATGGGGATACAACAGCAGCAGGACGACCATGACTCCATCAATTGCAAGCTCCAG ACTCGAAGGAGGCTGTATGCAAGGCACCAAGGTGCATGGTGCTCGCAAGCGACGAACGGAGGCTGTTCGACATCGGCTACACAAACCACCATT GAGCTCCAGGTCTATGAAATTTGA